In the Ptychodera flava strain L36383 chromosome 1, AS_Pfla_20210202, whole genome shotgun sequence genome, TATATCAGAGCTTGTAGCTGCGTGATGCGTATAGTATGGCTGTAGTCTTAGATCTGGCGTGTTCTGATGCGGAGATCACATGGTCCCAGGACGCTGACTCTGCGGGGGGGTCGGCAGTATCCCCTAGCAACCCACAGAGGCAGTTGGGGGCGCTGTTCACACTACACTCCCCCCCGTTTTATCAAACAGGTGGGAACCGCATCTACAGCTTGgaaggaaacaaaacaaacaaacgaaaaagacagagagaaagggATAGCGGCTATTTTCTCCTAAGGCTTCCCAGTGAGAATATTTCACACCGGTGCTGCTCCCGTCACCAAGGGTGTCACCAGAGTAGCTCCCTCCTTGGATGGGTGGTTGTATTGGTTTGGTCTTCAGGGCGCGCACCCTCTGGGGTCTGTGAAGTCCCCTCCCGGGCACGAGTCCCGCTCCAATCCAGGTTTCCTGGACCTCCCTAGTCCCCATAGAGACGGCGGGTGTTGCTCATCGCCGTATGCAGGAGGCGCTTGATGTCTCCACCTCGATGTCTTATGACCTCCTGCGCCACGTCACCGATGTATGCGGGGGTGTTGTATTGCTGGTTGGGCCATGGCATAAGATACGGCGACTCCGTCTCCAGGAGGATCCGGTCCAGGGGGACGTCTCTCAGGGCCTCAACTTGCCTGTCGTCGAAGTCCGCCACCATTGCTGAGAAACTGAAATAGCAGTGGCGGAACGCCTGGCGCCATCTACGAAGGGTGCGCAGCTCTCCCGCGAAGTTATGGATATGGATAAGCTGGGTCGAGTCGCACATCTCCTTGACGGTTACCAGGGCCAGGGCGTGAGTACCACAGGCAACTTATCTCCCGCCGCGCCTCTGAGGTGTAAGATGACTGGTTTGGCGGGGTTGGCCATGCTCAGGAGTTCCCTGAAGACGTCCTCTTGTTTCGTCCACTTGTCGCTGCCCACGGTTCTGTCGAGTCCGATTTCCCCTAGAGCGGCGACGTGTGGGGATGCAACCAGGCGTCGGATCTCCTGCAGTACCTGGTTGCCTGCTCCGACGGCGGCTTTGGGGTGGAGGCCGATGGCAATCTTCCACCCTGGTTCCCGCGTCAGGTCTTCGGGGAAGGTTTCCGGGTCACAGTATACCTCCACTCCTCCAACCACTTGGACTGGCACTTCGGGTCGGACGCTTGGGCAGGCCGAGACGAGTTGAGCTGACGTTGTCACTCGGCTGCCTTTCCTGAGTTGTTTCACTGTCCGATCCAAGTGAAAATGCGAATCCATGGCTTTCGGAAGTGGAGATTCCTGGCTACGTTCCGCTTCCCATCCATACCTTGCTGGGGCCGTCGTCGGGTGTTCTGCTTCCTGACTGGCTGCTGCCACCTGTGTGCGAGGAAGTGAGGTCTCCCTGGTGGGCTTGGCTCCCCGTTGGTAACCTGCGGGGATCATCGTTAGACTCCCTGGCACTTTGGCGGCGGCTGCTGCTGGTGGGCGAGGGCGCTCCTGGGCTCCCTTGCCAGTCCAACGCCGTACCCGGTCACGGTCCGCTGGGTCAAGGTCATGTACCAGAGCCGACATGACTCTCCATTGGACCATGACAGCCAGAGTATTTGGTGGGTTGATGCGGGGCTTCTCTGGGACATCCCAGTTCATCCGGTGGCACAAACCCTCCATAGTCTTCCGGCAGGTGTCGGTGACTTTGGCGCCTTCAGGTATCCTGGCGTGGGCTCGGGCCTTCAGGTGGTCGTAGAGCGCCAAGATCGGCATATTAGGCCCCACCAGCTTCTCTTTGTCAGGAACTCCAGGAGGTCAACGATGGCGTTGTAGTCGACACGTCCTGGGTCTTCGCGGAGGCATCGGGGAAGGTGTTTTCTGAAGCAGTGCTCCTTGATCCCCTTCGACTCGAAGCGGCATCCCGGGAAGGGGCAGGGGGACGGTCGTCCGGCGTAGTAGCTCCCCGCTCGCTTGGATGAGCTGGGGTGAGGCTCTTCCTCCCTGCAACTCTTGCCGTTGTTAGTCTCTTCGTCACCCGGGTGGCTCTGCAGGGTGACTGATCTTTCAAGCTGCCGCTTACGTCTCTGCCTCCGCTTGGCTGCCGTGGTACGTACCTGGCTGGGGTCTGTGCCTTGGGAGAGACTTCTCTCTGCGCTAGTCACTGGCTCCCGTTCAGTCCTCCCCTGATCCCCGCTGGGGTGGCTGGCCACATCCGAGGACGTGCTGGCCTGTTCCCCTTGGGGTTCTGGGGGCAGACTGCTGGAAATCAGTCCCTGCAGCACCGAGAATCGGAGTCTCGCCCCATGGGTAGTTCTGGGACTCTTCAATACTACCGGCTCCCTGCCAAGACCTTCCGGGTCTTCCTCTGACGTCAGGCAGAAGAGGCTGTCGTCAGAATCCGGAGCGGCGACTTCAATCTCTGGGGCTTCCGCCCAGGTGGTGGTGGTGGACTTCCCCTGGTCCCGTGGCGAAGGTGTTGCGGCCGTCCGGGACAGATTGATGCCTTCACTGACTTGGACAGTGGGAGTAGGCTGGGCCTCCCCAATCGTTGTGGTGTACGCCCTGTGGCTCCCCGACGCCGGCATGCCCTCCCTGTATACGGTAAGGTCAGAACGAGTCTGGAGACGTATGTCCCGACACATACCGTAAGGGTTGGTGTTGCTGTCAACCGGCGCCTGCTTCCTGGGTTTTGGTGGCCGAACGTTCATCTTGGGGTTGATGTGTGGCATGTTCTTGACTATCCAGGGCACATCAACCATGACGTCGGCCTCCTCCTGCATGAGCCGCACCCATCCCCAGTTGCCTCTCGCTTTCGCGATGTCGTAGAGGGTGATGAGTGTTTTCTGAGCTTCATGGATATCCAGGATGCTGAGGGCGCCCATTATCTCTCTAGGCTTGAGTAGTCGTCGGGCGCGGATGGCCTCCCGAACTTCCTCAAGGGTCAGTTGACCTCGCTGTGCCATGGTACTGGGGTCAACTCCCTGCAAGGAAACAGAACCAGAACAatgtcagtgttctccccaggatcaagcaaaagcgtagcggctaatttgcataatcatttgcatatcattaatttatatttgcatatggattaagcttgcacatgcacccacgcattcatgtacactcacaacaaaatgcaatggtaacacacaagtatgcaatttgaacatcatggaaactctttattacacttaaataaatcatcacagtatagtaCAATCGCAAATAAATCgaagattcaaacagtaacagcaagttcagattgagagcaagaaatggttgTCAGactctgattggagtttcattaatacatatattgctaataaaattgtcaaaattgccaacaaagaggaaaattcataagtttaagcttacacaatgaaatgtaattgagttttatatcatttttgaacgacaaacaccgcgaataatgtttcatcacggggatcaatttcaaccagcccccccccccccccccccccccccccccgcgtaaCTACCAgtgccactgaacatcgtcgttcgattcttgattttaaaaataccaccaagatgatcacaagaacaagtacgactagaatcactcgaaaatcaggtgtaaaatctttcagagaacgtgtcagagtggaaccacacgcgacgccaggatcaatgtcaacacgttataatacacgtcggccaacatggccgccgccatattggaattaatgcaatgtgaactcgatcgcgatcgtgatcgtactcggacaaaaaaaaagattatcgttgtaaaatcataatcaacctcactagtcaactgcttcttttgtttcttttgcggtccatttcgttg is a window encoding:
- the LOC139146251 gene encoding uncharacterized protein; protein product: MPILALYDHLKARAHARIPEGAKVTDTCRKTMEGLCHRMNWDVPEKPRINPPNTLAVMVQWRVMSALVHDLDPADRDRVRRWTGKGAQERPRPPAAAAAKVPGSLTMIPAGYQRGAKPTRETSLPRTQVAAASQEAEHPTTAPARYGWEAERSQESPLPKAMDSHFHLDRTVKQLRKGSRVTTSAQLVSACPSVRPEVPVQVVGGVEVYCDPETFPEDLTREPGWKIAIGLHPKAAVGAGNQVLQEIRRLVASPHVAALGEIGLDRTVGSDKWTKQEDVFRELLSMANPAKPVILHLRGAAGDKLPVVLTPWPW